The Triplophysa dalaica isolate WHDGS20190420 chromosome 5, ASM1584641v1, whole genome shotgun sequence genome window below encodes:
- the dnai7 gene encoding dynein axonemal intermediate chain 7 isoform X2, whose product MPPKERQSAKKGGRISKAEKERLQREAEEQRQREIEESRLIAERDEQERLERERIEYEKQEILELKDRERREDELNELRHILDENHTAVISWESECTEKAKWDRYMRCDGSPDPSVQTEINSFITLWREDSETQIQRDLEKCTLALQLTDELDFLLSDSPEPCAAQQYRETLLTLQKLIHVKLDKATEEILKCAKSHIDIETGNMQTVVEDVNITLCLWANFIKKLRNKGVRFHEAGLGFELPNTLLVSDVAVRILHTRYDHLSHYSEREQIQKKKSMMRAAGTPPIEVLIAEQVDNIEEDEAANPKQVEEEQKSLRSESRKSAVSVNSYKEGRKSSSIKLLGGESGQTETTAEELTTAVAADQNSNPPSPPEPVIDNSEVHIVDLQQYTPLGGVFYFDVFHIPPQSHMLLETGLQTFPYPELSRVQSSTSVRLDEDGDVAFLPVGVTVTLPDSLMFLEEPQVARWDPIGQHWRTDCISETSYDPEARSISFQMNAFYTFTLLQESHANMPFQSWELRPLGKDSALFTITGALIEISITVKGKECMLHVENAKELDHLLGKWMSPSALQKAMKRAGINVFVNEYSDKYVSINSKDPLIEHTVYEQMALMSSAVGFSWSRWNSQCGQEHLVLQACEQLEAGPVAEKAWSLYLLGAQRSQRLKMKEHDDSFSPELAEGSEFHSTFLHMLRQDTSIEGQEKMLQSHYLYTDAVQRLLCATRMLTYS is encoded by the exons ATG CCACCAAAAGAAAGACAG TCTGCGAAGAAAGGAGGGAGGATCAGCaaggcagagaaagagagactgcAGAGAGAAGCAGAGgagcagagacagagagagatag AAGAATCTCGTCTCATTGCTGAGCGCGACGAACAGGAAAGGCTGGAAAGAGAGCGAATCGAGTATGAGAAACAAGAGATACTTGAGTTAAAG GACAGGGAACGCAGAGAAGACGAGTTAAATGAACTACGCCATATTTTAGATGAGAATCACACTGCAGTCATCTCATGGGAATCTGAATGCACGGAGAAAGCGAAG TGGGATCGATATATGCGCTGTGATGGCAGTCCAGATCCATCCGTGCAAACAGAAATCAACTCCTTTATCACTTTATGGAGAGAAGACTCAGAAACTCAAATCCAGCGGGACTTGGAGAAATGCACTCTGGCTCTTCAG CTAACAGACGAACTGGACTTTCTTTTGAGTGACAGTCCAGAGCCCTGTGCCGCTCAGCAGTATCGAGAAACACTTCTGACTTTACAGAAACTCATCCACGTTAAACTGGATAAGGCCACAGAGGAGATTCTGAAG TGCGCGAAATCTCATATTGACATTGAAACCGGCAACATGCAGACTGTTGTCGAGGATGTAAACATCACTCTCTGTCTGTGGGCAAACTTCATCAAAAAATTAAG AAACAAAGGTGTTCGGTTCCATGAGGCGGGTCTGGGCTTTGAGCTGCCGAACACACTGTTAGTGAGTGACGTCGCCGTCCGGATCCTTCACACACGGTACGACCACCTGTCCCACTATAGTGAGCGAGAACAAATTCAGAAAAAGAAGTCAATGATGAGGGCCGCTGGGACACCTCCGATCGAAGTCCTTATAGCAGAACAGGTCGACAACATAGAGGAAGATGAAGCAGCAAACCCAAAGCAGGTGGAGGAGGAACAGAAATCGCTCCGATCGGAGAGCAGGAAg AGTGCTGTGAGTGTGAACTCATATAAGGAGGGAAGAAAGAGCTCTTCAATAAAGCTGTTAGGAGGAGAAAGTGGTCAGACGGAGACCACGGCAGAGGAACTCACCACGGCAGTCGCAGCTG ATCAAAATAGCAACCCCCCATCACCACCCGAACCTGTGATTGACAACTCTGAAGTGCATATAGTAGACCTGCAGCAATACACACCCCTGGGCGGAGTCTTCTACTTTGATGTTTTCCATATACCACCCCAGTCTCATATG ttgTTGGAGACAGGTCTCCAGACCTTCCCTTACCCAGAGCTGTCTCGTGTTCAAAGTTCTACCTCGGTGAGGCTGGATGAAGACGGTGATGTTGCCTTCCTACCAGTAGGGGTCACTGTTACTCTACCTGACTCGCTAATGTTCCTGGAGGAGCCTCAAGTGGCACGTTGGGATCCCATCG GTCAGCACTGGAGAACGGATTGCATCTCCGAGACGTCTTATGACCCAGAAGCCCGCAGCATCTCCTTTCAGATGAACGCATTCTACACCTTCACGTTGCTGCAGGAGTCTCACGCAAACATGCCCTTTCAGTCCTGGGAACTGAGGCCGCTGGGGAAAGACTCGGCACTGTTCACCATCACTGGAGCTCTTATTGAAATCAGCATTACTGTCAAG GGTAAGGAGTGCATGCTTCATGTGGAGAACGCAAAGGAACTGGATCATCTGTTGGGCAAATGGATGAGTCCATCAGCACTCCAGAAGGCCATGAAAAGAGCCGGCATTAATGTATTTGTAAACGAGTATTCGGACAAGTATGTCAGCATCAACTCAAAG GACCCATTAATAGAACACACAGTGTATGAACAAATGGCCCTAATGTCCTCAGCCGTGGGATTTTCCTGGAGCCGCTGGAACTCCCAATGTGGACAAGAGCATCTTGTTCTTCAG GCATGTGAGCAGTTGGAGGCGGGGCCTGTGGCAGAGAAAGCGTGGTCTCTATATCTGCTGGGCGCTCAAAGGAGTCAGCGTCTGAAGATGAAGGAGCACGATGACAGTTTCTCTCCTGAGCTGGCCGAGGGCAGCGAGTTCCACTCCACATTTCTGCACATGCTCAGACAGGACACGAGTATTGAAGGCCAAGAGAAAATGCTGCAATCTCACTATCTTTACACAGATGCTGTACAGAGGCTCCTGTGTGCAACACGCATGCTTACATACTCCTGA
- the dnai7 gene encoding dynein axonemal intermediate chain 7 isoform X1 — protein sequence MPPKERQSAKKGGRISKAEKERLQREAEEQRQREIEESRLIAERDEQERLERERIEYEKQEILELKDRERREDELNELRHILDENHTAVISWESECTEKAKWDRYMRCDGSPDPSVQTEINSFITLWREDSETQIQRDLEKCTLALQLTDELDFLLSDSPEPCAAQQYRETLLTLQKLIHVKLDKATEEILKCAKSHIDIETGNMQTVVEDVNITLCLWANFIKKLRNKGVRFHEAGLGFELPNTLLVSDVAVRILHTRYDHLSHYSEREQIQKKKSMMRAAGTPPIEVLIAEQVDNIEEDEAANPKQVEEEQKSLRSESRKSAVSVNSYKEGRKSSSIKLLGGESGQTETTAEELTTAVAADQNSNPPSPPEPVIDNSEVHIVDLQQYTPLGGVFYFDVFHIPPQSHMVKGWEMRELLETGLQTFPYPELSRVQSSTSVRLDEDGDVAFLPVGVTVTLPDSLMFLEEPQVARWDPIGQHWRTDCISETSYDPEARSISFQMNAFYTFTLLQESHANMPFQSWELRPLGKDSALFTITGALIEISITVKGKECMLHVENAKELDHLLGKWMSPSALQKAMKRAGINVFVNEYSDKYVSINSKDPLIEHTVYEQMALMSSAVGFSWSRWNSQCGQEHLVLQACEQLEAGPVAEKAWSLYLLGAQRSQRLKMKEHDDSFSPELAEGSEFHSTFLHMLRQDTSIEGQEKMLQSHYLYTDAVQRLLCATRMLTYS from the exons ATG CCACCAAAAGAAAGACAG TCTGCGAAGAAAGGAGGGAGGATCAGCaaggcagagaaagagagactgcAGAGAGAAGCAGAGgagcagagacagagagagatag AAGAATCTCGTCTCATTGCTGAGCGCGACGAACAGGAAAGGCTGGAAAGAGAGCGAATCGAGTATGAGAAACAAGAGATACTTGAGTTAAAG GACAGGGAACGCAGAGAAGACGAGTTAAATGAACTACGCCATATTTTAGATGAGAATCACACTGCAGTCATCTCATGGGAATCTGAATGCACGGAGAAAGCGAAG TGGGATCGATATATGCGCTGTGATGGCAGTCCAGATCCATCCGTGCAAACAGAAATCAACTCCTTTATCACTTTATGGAGAGAAGACTCAGAAACTCAAATCCAGCGGGACTTGGAGAAATGCACTCTGGCTCTTCAG CTAACAGACGAACTGGACTTTCTTTTGAGTGACAGTCCAGAGCCCTGTGCCGCTCAGCAGTATCGAGAAACACTTCTGACTTTACAGAAACTCATCCACGTTAAACTGGATAAGGCCACAGAGGAGATTCTGAAG TGCGCGAAATCTCATATTGACATTGAAACCGGCAACATGCAGACTGTTGTCGAGGATGTAAACATCACTCTCTGTCTGTGGGCAAACTTCATCAAAAAATTAAG AAACAAAGGTGTTCGGTTCCATGAGGCGGGTCTGGGCTTTGAGCTGCCGAACACACTGTTAGTGAGTGACGTCGCCGTCCGGATCCTTCACACACGGTACGACCACCTGTCCCACTATAGTGAGCGAGAACAAATTCAGAAAAAGAAGTCAATGATGAGGGCCGCTGGGACACCTCCGATCGAAGTCCTTATAGCAGAACAGGTCGACAACATAGAGGAAGATGAAGCAGCAAACCCAAAGCAGGTGGAGGAGGAACAGAAATCGCTCCGATCGGAGAGCAGGAAg AGTGCTGTGAGTGTGAACTCATATAAGGAGGGAAGAAAGAGCTCTTCAATAAAGCTGTTAGGAGGAGAAAGTGGTCAGACGGAGACCACGGCAGAGGAACTCACCACGGCAGTCGCAGCTG ATCAAAATAGCAACCCCCCATCACCACCCGAACCTGTGATTGACAACTCTGAAGTGCATATAGTAGACCTGCAGCAATACACACCCCTGGGCGGAGTCTTCTACTTTGATGTTTTCCATATACCACCCCAGTCTCATATGGTGAAGGGTTGGGAAATGAGAGAG ttgTTGGAGACAGGTCTCCAGACCTTCCCTTACCCAGAGCTGTCTCGTGTTCAAAGTTCTACCTCGGTGAGGCTGGATGAAGACGGTGATGTTGCCTTCCTACCAGTAGGGGTCACTGTTACTCTACCTGACTCGCTAATGTTCCTGGAGGAGCCTCAAGTGGCACGTTGGGATCCCATCG GTCAGCACTGGAGAACGGATTGCATCTCCGAGACGTCTTATGACCCAGAAGCCCGCAGCATCTCCTTTCAGATGAACGCATTCTACACCTTCACGTTGCTGCAGGAGTCTCACGCAAACATGCCCTTTCAGTCCTGGGAACTGAGGCCGCTGGGGAAAGACTCGGCACTGTTCACCATCACTGGAGCTCTTATTGAAATCAGCATTACTGTCAAG GGTAAGGAGTGCATGCTTCATGTGGAGAACGCAAAGGAACTGGATCATCTGTTGGGCAAATGGATGAGTCCATCAGCACTCCAGAAGGCCATGAAAAGAGCCGGCATTAATGTATTTGTAAACGAGTATTCGGACAAGTATGTCAGCATCAACTCAAAG GACCCATTAATAGAACACACAGTGTATGAACAAATGGCCCTAATGTCCTCAGCCGTGGGATTTTCCTGGAGCCGCTGGAACTCCCAATGTGGACAAGAGCATCTTGTTCTTCAG GCATGTGAGCAGTTGGAGGCGGGGCCTGTGGCAGAGAAAGCGTGGTCTCTATATCTGCTGGGCGCTCAAAGGAGTCAGCGTCTGAAGATGAAGGAGCACGATGACAGTTTCTCTCCTGAGCTGGCCGAGGGCAGCGAGTTCCACTCCACATTTCTGCACATGCTCAGACAGGACACGAGTATTGAAGGCCAAGAGAAAATGCTGCAATCTCACTATCTTTACACAGATGCTGTACAGAGGCTCCTGTGTGCAACACGCATGCTTACATACTCCTGA
- the dnai7 gene encoding dynein axonemal intermediate chain 7 isoform X3, with translation MRITLQSSHGNLNARRKRSGIDICAVMAVQIHPCKQKSTPLSLYGEKTQKLKSSGTWRNALWLFSPEPCAAQQYRETLLTLQKLIHVKLDKATEEILKCAKSHIDIETGNMQTVVEDVNITLCLWANFIKKLRNKGVRFHEAGLGFELPNTLLVSDVAVRILHTRYDHLSHYSEREQIQKKKSMMRAAGTPPIEVLIAEQVDNIEEDEAANPKQVEEEQKSLRSESRKSAVSVNSYKEGRKSSSIKLLGGESGQTETTAEELTTAVAADQNSNPPSPPEPVIDNSEVHIVDLQQYTPLGGVFYFDVFHIPPQSHMVKGWEMRELLETGLQTFPYPELSRVQSSTSVRLDEDGDVAFLPVGVTVTLPDSLMFLEEPQVARWDPIGQHWRTDCISETSYDPEARSISFQMNAFYTFTLLQESHANMPFQSWELRPLGKDSALFTITGALIEISITVKGKECMLHVENAKELDHLLGKWMSPSALQKAMKRAGINVFVNEYSDKYVSINSKDPLIEHTVYEQMALMSSAVGFSWSRWNSQCGQEHLVLQACEQLEAGPVAEKAWSLYLLGAQRSQRLKMKEHDDSFSPELAEGSEFHSTFLHMLRQDTSIEGQEKMLQSHYLYTDAVQRLLCATRMLTYS, from the exons ATGAGAATCACACTGCAGTCATCTCATGGGAATCTGAATGCACGGAGAAAGCGAAG TGGGATCGATATATGCGCTGTGATGGCAGTCCAGATCCATCCGTGCAAACAGAAATCAACTCCTTTATCACTTTATGGAGAGAAGACTCAGAAACTCAAATCCAGCGGGACTTGGAGAAATGCACTCTGGCTCTTCAG TCCAGAGCCCTGTGCCGCTCAGCAGTATCGAGAAACACTTCTGACTTTACAGAAACTCATCCACGTTAAACTGGATAAGGCCACAGAGGAGATTCTGAAG TGCGCGAAATCTCATATTGACATTGAAACCGGCAACATGCAGACTGTTGTCGAGGATGTAAACATCACTCTCTGTCTGTGGGCAAACTTCATCAAAAAATTAAG AAACAAAGGTGTTCGGTTCCATGAGGCGGGTCTGGGCTTTGAGCTGCCGAACACACTGTTAGTGAGTGACGTCGCCGTCCGGATCCTTCACACACGGTACGACCACCTGTCCCACTATAGTGAGCGAGAACAAATTCAGAAAAAGAAGTCAATGATGAGGGCCGCTGGGACACCTCCGATCGAAGTCCTTATAGCAGAACAGGTCGACAACATAGAGGAAGATGAAGCAGCAAACCCAAAGCAGGTGGAGGAGGAACAGAAATCGCTCCGATCGGAGAGCAGGAAg AGTGCTGTGAGTGTGAACTCATATAAGGAGGGAAGAAAGAGCTCTTCAATAAAGCTGTTAGGAGGAGAAAGTGGTCAGACGGAGACCACGGCAGAGGAACTCACCACGGCAGTCGCAGCTG ATCAAAATAGCAACCCCCCATCACCACCCGAACCTGTGATTGACAACTCTGAAGTGCATATAGTAGACCTGCAGCAATACACACCCCTGGGCGGAGTCTTCTACTTTGATGTTTTCCATATACCACCCCAGTCTCATATGGTGAAGGGTTGGGAAATGAGAGAG ttgTTGGAGACAGGTCTCCAGACCTTCCCTTACCCAGAGCTGTCTCGTGTTCAAAGTTCTACCTCGGTGAGGCTGGATGAAGACGGTGATGTTGCCTTCCTACCAGTAGGGGTCACTGTTACTCTACCTGACTCGCTAATGTTCCTGGAGGAGCCTCAAGTGGCACGTTGGGATCCCATCG GTCAGCACTGGAGAACGGATTGCATCTCCGAGACGTCTTATGACCCAGAAGCCCGCAGCATCTCCTTTCAGATGAACGCATTCTACACCTTCACGTTGCTGCAGGAGTCTCACGCAAACATGCCCTTTCAGTCCTGGGAACTGAGGCCGCTGGGGAAAGACTCGGCACTGTTCACCATCACTGGAGCTCTTATTGAAATCAGCATTACTGTCAAG GGTAAGGAGTGCATGCTTCATGTGGAGAACGCAAAGGAACTGGATCATCTGTTGGGCAAATGGATGAGTCCATCAGCACTCCAGAAGGCCATGAAAAGAGCCGGCATTAATGTATTTGTAAACGAGTATTCGGACAAGTATGTCAGCATCAACTCAAAG GACCCATTAATAGAACACACAGTGTATGAACAAATGGCCCTAATGTCCTCAGCCGTGGGATTTTCCTGGAGCCGCTGGAACTCCCAATGTGGACAAGAGCATCTTGTTCTTCAG GCATGTGAGCAGTTGGAGGCGGGGCCTGTGGCAGAGAAAGCGTGGTCTCTATATCTGCTGGGCGCTCAAAGGAGTCAGCGTCTGAAGATGAAGGAGCACGATGACAGTTTCTCTCCTGAGCTGGCCGAGGGCAGCGAGTTCCACTCCACATTTCTGCACATGCTCAGACAGGACACGAGTATTGAAGGCCAAGAGAAAATGCTGCAATCTCACTATCTTTACACAGATGCTGTACAGAGGCTCCTGTGTGCAACACGCATGCTTACATACTCCTGA